The sequence below is a genomic window from Paenibacillus sp. DCT19.
CAACGCTCACGGAAGAACCTTTATATATGGAGGGATTACTGCGTTGGGGTGCGGAAAAAGGAAACCACTGGCACTATGGCGTTGAGTTTGAGGTAGCGGAAGACCAGCAGGAACGTCTATTCAGAGAAATGCGCATGCTCGCAGGACAAAATAGAATTATCGTCAAATAGGTACAACAAACAAAAAACAGCCCTATACCACAGATAGGACTGTTATTGAAAAAGAGTTCTATTGCTAACTTTAAGCTGCTTTACTCGTCTTGGCTGAGTTATCCATGTTAGACCATCTCACCGTAGATTCCAAAATAAGGGATATCACCACGCCGATGACGAGACCATTGCTAATCATAGGAATCAGATAGATCGGCAGACCTTGAAAAGCTTCTGCTGGTATGTTCATAATAGCAACACCCGTAAGAATGGGAAGAGCAATACGATAAATCGTTTTGGAATTAAAGACCGTACCCTCGAGCGTTCGTATTGCCGTACCAAACATTTGCAAATAAGCTACAAATAGCACAGCACTGCCCACACTCGGTGGCATTTGAGCAAAGAACGATGTCAACATCGGCATCAGCCCCAGCATACATAACAACCCAGCTCCCATGATAAAAGCCGATCGACGTAAAATACGGGTGCTCTCCAGAAACCCGATCGAAGAAGCAAATGCACCAAAGGGAATCACCCCCACACATGCCGCGATAACCGTAAACAATCCAGTCCATCCATAGGAACGTTTATACTGCTGAGCCGTCGTTTGAACCCCAACCATTTTCTCCACAGCCCCCAAGGTTGTAATGGAATTCGTCATATTCACCAGCCCAACAATAAAAGCGGTAATGACGATTCCAAGCTCCCACTTCGGCGTACCCCATGGAAAAAAGGTGAAGAACTCGCCCACCGCCTGCGTCACTGTGCTCTGATGTCCAGGAATGAGTAAGCGATAAGCAATCCAACCCGCAATAATACCGATCAGAATCGCATAATTAGCAAGCTTGCCTCTCCCCTTCAATTGAATCCACGCAACAAGAACTGCAATGAGTATAGATAATGCTGCAAC
It includes:
- a CDS encoding purine/pyrimidine permease; the protein is MYLTSDMWTPICGDGRTIRPVVGLTLSLTVSASSAGMSLERVGGGLTAGFILAGLTMAILGWMGASHVLQRLFTPMVKSTMLFLLTIQLTMNFFKGMIGYTEFGTFNLPVAALSILIAVLVAWIQLKGRGKLANYAILIGIIAGWIAYRLLIPGHQSTVTQAVGEFFTFFPWGTPKWELGIVITAFIVGLVNMTNSITTLGAVEKMVGVQTTAQQYKRSYGWTGLFTVIAACVGVIPFGAFASSIGFLESTRILRRSAFIMGAGLLCMLGLMPMLTSFFAQMPPSVGSAVLFVAYLQMFGTAIRTLEGTVFNSKTIYRIALPILTGVAIMNIPAEAFQGLPIYLIPMISNGLVIGVVISLILESTVRWSNMDNSAKTSKAA